In Ostrea edulis chromosome 4, xbOstEdul1.1, whole genome shotgun sequence, a single window of DNA contains:
- the LOC125671037 gene encoding putative nuclease HARBI1 — protein sequence MCCDETFKVTSCVASWPGSVHDSRIFRQSALCAQFENGQHDGLLLGDSGYPCRRFLMTPFLNPSTPAETAFNDALCRTRVLIEQTFGVLKKRFQALHHEILTEPPQAAVFVVACVVLHNIGMERGDILQNDDGNLRPVDGDGMMGQIHGRNDGIAMRQHTVTNFF from the exons ATGTGCTGTGATGAAACCTTCAAAGTAACCAGTTGTGTGGCTAGCTGGCCAGGATCTGTGCATGACAGCCGCATCTTTAGACAATCAGCGCTGTGTGCACAGTTTGAGAATG GACAACATGATGGATTGCTATTGGGTGATTCTGGCTACCCCTGCCGGCGATTTCTTATGACACCATTTCTGAATCCATCAACCCCAGCAGAAACTGCTTTCAATGATGCACTCTGCCGAACAAGGGTTCTAATAGAACAGACTTTTGGTGTCCTAAAGAAAAGGTTTCAGGCTCTTCACCATGAAATTTTGACAGAGCCTCCACAGGCAGCCGTTTTTGTAGTAGCGTGTGTGGTCCTCCATAACATTGGTATGGAGAGAGGTGATATCCTACAAAACGACGATGGAAACTTGCGGCCTGTGGATGGTGATGGTATGATGGGTCAAATCCATGGTAGGAATGATGGTATTGCCATGAGACAACACACtgttaccaattttttttaa